A single Methylomonas sp. AM2-LC DNA region contains:
- the thrC gene encoding threonine synthase has translation MATQTRYTGLIERYRDRLPVAANTRLISLCEGRTPLIQLQNIPRLIGKDVDIYVKFEGLNPTGSFKDRGMTMAVTKAVEAGSQAIICASTGNTSASAAAYAVRAGIKAFVLIPDGKIALGKLAQTLMYGAQIIQINGNFDAGMQLVKQVADHAPVTIVNSINPFRIDGQKTAAFEIVDELGDAPDYHCLPVGNAGNITAYWKGYTEYATDSATHKAVTQKLPIMCGYQASGAAPFVQGKMIENPETVATAIRIGSPQSWDFAWNAQKESKGWFDACTDTEILHAQKMLSQYEGIFCEPASATSLAGLLKDLASGKIPEGSRIVCTLTGNGIKDADIAIAQCKDSHPVTIDASLDAVKKAILDSL, from the coding sequence ATGGCAACACAAACACGTTATACCGGATTAATTGAACGTTATCGAGACCGTTTGCCGGTAGCGGCCAATACCCGTCTGATCAGCCTTTGTGAAGGGCGGACACCACTGATTCAATTACAAAATATTCCGCGCCTGATCGGTAAAGATGTGGATATTTATGTCAAGTTTGAAGGTTTAAATCCTACCGGTTCCTTTAAAGATCGCGGTATGACCATGGCGGTTACCAAAGCGGTGGAAGCAGGTAGTCAAGCCATTATCTGTGCTTCTACGGGCAACACCTCTGCTTCTGCTGCTGCCTATGCAGTACGTGCAGGCATAAAAGCCTTTGTGTTAATTCCTGATGGCAAAATTGCGTTGGGTAAACTGGCACAAACCTTAATGTACGGTGCTCAGATTATTCAAATTAATGGTAATTTTGATGCCGGTATGCAACTGGTTAAGCAAGTGGCTGACCACGCGCCAGTGACTATTGTTAATTCCATTAACCCATTCCGTATTGATGGTCAAAAAACCGCTGCTTTCGAAATTGTCGATGAGTTGGGCGATGCGCCAGATTACCACTGTTTACCAGTAGGCAATGCAGGTAATATTACCGCTTATTGGAAAGGCTATACAGAATATGCTACCGATTCTGCGACGCATAAAGCGGTGACGCAAAAACTACCTATTATGTGTGGTTATCAAGCAAGTGGTGCAGCGCCGTTTGTTCAAGGTAAAATGATAGAGAATCCAGAAACTGTTGCTACCGCCATTCGGATTGGTAGCCCGCAGTCCTGGGATTTCGCCTGGAATGCACAGAAAGAATCAAAAGGTTGGTTTGATGCTTGTACAGATACAGAAATTTTGCATGCGCAAAAAATGCTGTCGCAATATGAAGGTATCTTCTGCGAACCCGCTTCCGCTACTTCGTTAGCAGGTTTGTTAAAAGATCTGGCGTCCGGCAAAATTCCAGAAGGTAGTCGTATTGTTTGCACACTGACGGGTAATGGTATCAAAGATGCCGATATTGCTATTGCGCAATGTAAAGATTCGCATCCGGTGACCATTGATGCCAGTTTAGATGCAGTGAAAAAAGCCATATTGGACTCTTTGTGA
- the recJ gene encoding single-stranded-DNA-specific exonuclease RecJ: MAVNLYLQGVKKQIVPRPVSAKSHLLEMSPVLQRIFNSRGVQNPEDLERSLQNLPSPWLLGGMQSMVEHLVIAIKTQKAITIVADFDADGATSCAVAMRGLAMLGAQNLNFVVPNRFTYGYGLTPEIVELVKQQNADIILTVDNGISSLEGVQAAKQAGMQVLITDHHLPGADLPAADAIVNPNLVDDKFPSRHIAGVGVMFYVLMALRIRLRELHWFEKNKQLEPNLAQLLDFVALGTVADVVALDQVNRILVHQGLLRIRAGQCHIGLKLLTEIAGRSLSRLYASDLGFALAPRLNAAGRMDDMSLGIQCLLTDDPATARHIAQQLDTLNQDRKEVEGQMKNEAMLLLADMQRIDEKHSLAGICMYDASWHQGVIGILAARIKDRLHRPVIAFAPAESGEIKGSARSINGVHIRDVLSDIAAAHPHILSKFGGHAMAAGLSIKLSDYPHFALLFGEAVASKLESLDLAQQIHTDGELQESDMTLEFAEMLQQAAIWGQGFPEPAFNGIFDVVQCRIVGAQHLKLVLRLPFSSLLLDAIAFFADHTENWLGCRKVNAVYKLDINEFRGQRSLQLQIHYLEKLE, translated from the coding sequence ATGGCTGTTAATCTGTATTTGCAAGGCGTTAAAAAACAGATAGTGCCGCGACCCGTTTCCGCCAAGTCGCATCTGCTAGAAATGAGTCCGGTATTGCAGCGTATTTTCAACAGTCGCGGCGTACAAAACCCCGAGGATTTGGAACGCAGTTTACAAAACCTACCGTCTCCCTGGCTATTGGGGGGTATGCAGTCCATGGTTGAACATCTGGTTATTGCTATCAAAACCCAAAAAGCCATCACTATAGTGGCAGACTTTGATGCCGATGGTGCTACCAGTTGTGCAGTAGCTATGCGCGGTTTGGCTATGTTAGGCGCACAAAACCTGAATTTTGTAGTACCCAACCGCTTTACCTATGGTTATGGATTGACGCCTGAAATTGTGGAACTGGTTAAGCAGCAAAATGCCGATATTATTCTCACCGTAGATAACGGTATCTCCAGTTTGGAGGGAGTGCAAGCCGCTAAACAAGCCGGTATGCAAGTCTTGATTACCGATCATCATTTACCTGGGGCCGATTTGCCTGCCGCTGATGCCATTGTTAATCCAAATTTAGTGGATGATAAATTTCCCAGTCGCCATATAGCTGGGGTTGGGGTTATGTTTTATGTATTAATGGCCTTGCGTATTCGACTCCGAGAACTGCACTGGTTTGAAAAAAATAAACAGCTAGAACCTAATCTTGCACAGCTATTGGATTTTGTGGCTTTGGGTACTGTGGCCGATGTCGTGGCATTGGATCAGGTTAACCGTATCTTGGTACATCAAGGATTGCTCCGCATTCGTGCCGGGCAATGCCATATTGGCCTGAAATTGTTGACAGAGATTGCAGGGCGTTCCTTATCGCGTTTATATGCCAGCGATTTGGGATTTGCTTTGGCTCCCAGGCTAAATGCAGCCGGACGTATGGATGATATGTCTTTGGGTATTCAATGCCTTTTAACGGATGACCCTGCGACTGCGCGGCATATTGCCCAACAACTGGATACTCTGAATCAAGATAGAAAAGAAGTTGAAGGGCAGATGAAAAACGAAGCCATGCTGTTGTTGGCTGATATGCAGCGTATCGACGAGAAACACAGCTTGGCTGGGATTTGTATGTACGATGCTAGCTGGCATCAAGGTGTAATTGGTATATTGGCCGCTCGTATCAAAGACCGCTTGCACCGCCCCGTTATTGCTTTTGCGCCAGCAGAATCGGGAGAAATTAAGGGGTCTGCACGTTCTATCAATGGTGTGCATATTCGTGATGTGCTGAGTGATATTGCTGCTGCCCATCCGCACATTTTGAGTAAATTCGGCGGTCATGCCATGGCGGCTGGACTAAGTATCAAATTATCTGACTATCCACATTTTGCACTGTTATTTGGTGAAGCTGTCGCCAGCAAGCTGGAAAGCTTGGATTTGGCACAACAAATCCATACCGATGGCGAATTACAAGAAAGCGATATGACTCTGGAGTTTGCGGAAATGCTGCAACAGGCTGCCATTTGGGGGCAAGGTTTTCCTGAGCCAGCATTTAATGGGATATTTGATGTCGTGCAGTGTCGTATTGTTGGTGCCCAGCATCTTAAATTAGTGTTGCGTTTGCCTTTTAGTAGTCTGTTACTGGATGCCATCGCTTTTTTTGCCGATCACACCGAAAACTGGCTGGGTTGCCGGAAAGTGAATGCCGTGTATAAGCTGGATATAAATGAATTTCGCGGTCAACGTAGTTTGCAGTTGCAAATTCACTATCTGGAAAAATTAGAGTAA
- a CDS encoding glycosyltransferase family 39 protein, translating to MLDKTLRWLDTHILLFLVLICVLRIGFLFSSGLVLVGDESYYWDWSRQPDWCYFSKPPMVAWLIGCFTWLLGDFTPVLRLPAVLLSTVFLAYFYATAKAFYGTRAAGFALLLLLATPNNVLANIFMTIDPPLYCFWMMCVYYLQQGIFAHHARAWWWAGCAGAMALLSKQVAIALPLLVLVFIFLDKQRYQWLKKEFLCFLLPMLLAALPLLLWNKQHDWVMFGHIKSHFTPSTASGFAFDWHNIYNYVFQQLLLISPVLFGLVIVMSVQYFLNFKRLTAESQFLFLFGPLLVLGVLLLSFKQKVQGNWPMPFYFTALILLAGIWQTGRWKKIQEFALSFGLILVAVTYLLPVLLSIFHLQESKFNPLRRFGHWQELAVNIQIQRQQFMPLTDNSFILALGHRNLASEMAFYLPDHPKVFRYEADGAVVSQYEVWRGPQSFLGGNALIISDNDHPVPAEIKSAFQNYRFVAEVANPKQVSSPFYLSVGENLQHWPSPEQHPVFEESQ from the coding sequence ATGCTGGATAAAACTTTACGTTGGTTGGATACCCATATTCTGCTGTTTTTGGTGTTGATATGTGTATTGCGTATCGGTTTTTTGTTTAGCAGTGGTTTGGTTTTAGTTGGGGATGAAAGTTATTATTGGGATTGGTCACGCCAGCCGGATTGGTGTTATTTCAGTAAACCGCCTATGGTGGCATGGCTGATTGGCTGCTTTACTTGGTTGCTTGGGGATTTTACTCCGGTATTACGTCTGCCTGCCGTACTGTTAAGCACCGTGTTTCTTGCTTATTTTTATGCCACGGCCAAAGCTTTTTATGGTACACGTGCCGCGGGTTTTGCCCTATTACTGTTATTAGCTACGCCTAATAATGTGTTGGCTAATATCTTTATGACTATTGATCCGCCGCTATACTGCTTCTGGATGATGTGTGTGTATTATTTACAGCAGGGCATTTTTGCTCACCATGCTCGTGCCTGGTGGTGGGCAGGTTGTGCGGGCGCAATGGCGTTACTCAGTAAACAGGTAGCCATTGCCTTGCCCTTATTAGTGCTAGTGTTTATTTTTTTGGATAAACAGCGCTATCAATGGTTAAAAAAAGAGTTTTTGTGTTTTTTACTACCCATGTTACTGGCAGCCTTGCCACTTTTACTGTGGAATAAGCAGCATGATTGGGTGATGTTTGGACATATTAAAAGTCACTTTACACCATCGACAGCTAGTGGCTTTGCATTTGACTGGCACAATATTTATAACTATGTATTCCAGCAATTATTGTTGATTTCGCCTGTGCTGTTCGGTCTGGTTATCGTAATGAGTGTGCAATATTTTCTAAATTTTAAACGCCTGACTGCCGAATCACAGTTTTTGTTCTTGTTCGGGCCGCTACTGGTGTTAGGGGTTTTATTACTAAGTTTTAAGCAAAAAGTGCAAGGTAACTGGCCGATGCCGTTTTATTTTACCGCTTTAATTTTATTGGCGGGAATCTGGCAAACCGGGCGTTGGAAAAAAATACAGGAATTTGCTTTAAGCTTTGGCTTGATATTGGTTGCCGTGACCTATTTATTACCTGTTTTGTTATCGATATTCCACTTGCAAGAAAGTAAATTTAATCCGCTGAGACGTTTTGGGCATTGGCAAGAATTGGCTGTAAATATCCAGATTCAGCGTCAGCAGTTTATGCCGCTAACCGATAACAGTTTTATTTTGGCTTTGGGGCATCGTAATCTGGCCAGTGAAATGGCCTTTTATTTGCCGGATCACCCCAAGGTTTTCCGTTATGAAGCCGATGGTGCAGTGGTATCCCAATACGAAGTCTGGCGGGGGCCACAATCCTTTCTGGGCGGCAATGCGTTAATTATCAGCGATAATGATCATCCAGTACCTGCCGAGATTAAAAGCGCTTTCCAAAATTATCGATTCGTGGCCGAAGTTGCGAATCCTAAGCAGGTCAGCTCACCTTTTTACCTGTCAGTTGGGGAGAATTTGCAGCACTGGCCCAGCCCTGAACAGCA